A genomic segment from Cyprinus carpio isolate SPL01 chromosome A4, ASM1834038v1, whole genome shotgun sequence encodes:
- the LOC109071380 gene encoding L-lactate dehydrogenase B-A chain, with the protein MASVMQKLITPLASGPAEPPRNKVTIVGVGQVGMACAVSILLRELADELALVDVVEDRLKGEMLDLQHGSLFLKTPKIVADKDYSVTANSRIVVVTAGVRQQEGESRLNLVQRNVNIFKHIIPQIVKYSPDCTLIVVSNPVDVLTYVTWKLSGLPKHRVIGSGTNLDSARFRYIMAEKLGIHSSSFNGYILGEHGDSSVPVWSGVNVAGVSLQKLNPDIGTDKDSENWKEAHKMVVDSAYEVIRLKGYTNWAIGLSVADLTETLVKNLNRVHPVSTMVKGMYGIGEEVYLSLPCVLNSSGVGSVINMTLTDEEIAQLKKSADTLWGIQKDLKDL; encoded by the exons ATGGCCTCAGTAATGCAGAAGCTGATCACCCCTCTGGCCAGCGGCCCCGCTGAGCCCCCCAGGAACAAAGTCACAATTGTTGGCGTGGGGCAGGTGGGCATGGCATGTGCCGTCAGCATCCTGCTCCGG GAGCTTGCAGATGAACTGGCTCTGGTGGATGTTGTGGAGGATAGACTGAAGGGGGAGATGCTGGATCTGCAACATGGCAGCCTTTTCCTCAAGACCCCTAAGATTGTGGCTGATAAGG ACTACTCTGTGACTGCTAACTCTCGTATCGTGGTGGTGACGGCCGGAGTGCGTCAACAGGAGGGTGAGAGCAGATTGAACCTGGTGCAGAGGAACGTCAACATTTTCAAACACATCATCCCTCAGATTGTCAAATACAGTCCTGACTGCACCCTCATTGTGGTGTCCAATCCAG TGGATGTTTTGACCTACGTGACATGGAAGCTGAGCGGCCTGCCAAAGCACCGTGTCATCGGCAGTGGGACCAACCTGGACTCCGCTCGTTTCCGCTACATCATGGCTGAGAAACTAGGCATCCACTCCAGCAGCTTCAACGGCTACATCCTGGGAGAGCACGGAGACTCCAGCG tGCCTGTATGGAGTGGAGTAAATGTGGCTGGAGTGAGCCTGCAGAAACTCAACCCTGACATCGGCACAGATAAAGACAGCGAGAACTGGAAGGAAGCTCACAAGATGGTTGTGGACAG TGCCTACGAAGTGATCAGGCTGAAGGGATACACTAACTGGGCCATCGGCCTCAGTGTGGCCGACCTGACCGAGACCCTGGTGAAGAACCTGAACAGGGTCCACCCTGTCTCCACCATGGTGAAG GGCATGTATGGTATTGGTGAGGAGGTGTACCTGAGCCTGCCCTGTGTGCTGAACAGCAGTGGAGTGGGCAGCGTCATCAACATGACCCTGACCGACGAAGAGATCGCTCAGCTGAAGAAGAGCGCCGACACTCTGTGGGGCATCCAGAAAGACCTGAAGGACCTGTAG